The following proteins are encoded in a genomic region of Flammeovirga pectinis:
- a CDS encoding RNA polymerase sigma factor: MVHQQYNISLQSLLDDLKDNKETAWSYLYTNFQAMIVNLIKKNGGDEEAGKEIFQNVIIDLHNNILRGKVREDSNLKNYLYTLAYNQWRVQIRNTKGKNDTLEHDNTLIDDSVSFDEEQYELYDDLTSILGNLGEKCQELINSKYSKIKLSMNEIAEQLGFMNARSATSQLNKCMEKARKEAVVVLKSKGL; the protein is encoded by the coding sequence ATGGTACATCAACAATACAACATTTCATTACAGTCTTTATTAGATGATTTAAAAGACAATAAAGAAACGGCTTGGTCATATTTATATACCAATTTCCAAGCTATGATTGTCAACTTAATCAAAAAGAATGGAGGTGATGAAGAAGCTGGAAAAGAGATTTTTCAGAATGTAATTATTGATTTACATAACAATATTCTTAGAGGAAAAGTAAGAGAAGATTCTAATCTGAAAAATTACTTATATACCCTTGCCTATAATCAGTGGAGAGTTCAAATTAGAAATACAAAAGGTAAAAATGATACATTAGAGCATGATAATACGCTAATTGATGATAGTGTAAGCTTTGATGAAGAACAATATGAATTGTATGATGATTTGACATCGATTTTGGGGAATCTTGGCGAAAAATGCCAAGAATTAATCAACTCAAAATATTCTAAAATAAAGTTGTCGATGAATGAAATTGCCGAACAATTAGGTTTTATGAATGCAAGGTCTGCTACTTCTCAATTAAATAAATGTATGGAGAAGGCAAGAAAAGAAGCTGTTGTAGTGCTTAAATCTAAAGGGTTATAA
- a CDS encoding TonB-dependent receptor, producing the protein MGFNTLTTKEKALKINLDPTIYGSLAEIGAGQEVAANFFKAGAASGTIAKTISAYDMSFSDAIYGPEPGGRYVCQSRVERMLKKEFGLLGERLPTRKDETCFFAFADTIEQLNFNRTNQGHGWLGLRFQTRPNSIPNECVLHVELKDNDPLLQQETIGILGVNLIHACFYQTNNVDEFLSSLMDGLSIHKIIVNFVRVSGPDFLDVDNRLLSLLLVKNGLAKTTMFGPDGQVALPQDFLYKKNILVLRGRFRPITKVNIDMMERSYEHFKNDPDVDENNIVTVSELTLENLRISEDRKKDETDFLDRVDMLCSLGYTVMISKYQEYYRLTNYLSRFTRGKKIGVAVGRYNLEYIFNPDYYQHLKGGILEAFGFLFGRNIKLYVYPSLDRESLNPNELLTSDSINLAESQRALFQSMVDNDKIEDLKDCDPKNLNIISDNVLELIKKGDADWEDMVPQVVVEQIKQYCLFDYPCSVEKKREIEQSRKESTRNRQRRIINSED; encoded by the coding sequence ATGGGGTTCAACACGTTGACAACCAAAGAAAAAGCACTGAAAATTAATTTAGACCCAACAATTTATGGGTCTTTAGCCGAAATTGGAGCAGGCCAAGAGGTTGCTGCAAATTTTTTTAAGGCGGGTGCAGCATCAGGAACAATAGCAAAAACAATATCTGCATACGATATGTCTTTTTCAGATGCTATCTATGGGCCTGAGCCTGGAGGAAGATACGTTTGCCAAAGTAGGGTAGAAAGAATGCTTAAAAAGGAGTTTGGACTTCTTGGAGAACGTTTACCAACAAGAAAAGACGAGACTTGCTTTTTTGCTTTTGCAGATACAATTGAACAATTAAATTTTAATAGAACAAATCAAGGACATGGTTGGTTAGGACTTCGTTTTCAAACACGCCCTAATTCAATCCCTAATGAGTGTGTTCTACATGTTGAATTAAAAGATAATGATCCTCTTTTACAACAAGAGACCATTGGTATTTTAGGGGTAAACCTTATTCACGCATGTTTCTACCAAACCAATAATGTTGATGAGTTCTTAAGTTCATTAATGGATGGTTTAAGTATTCATAAGATAATTGTAAATTTTGTTCGTGTAAGTGGACCAGATTTCTTAGATGTCGATAACCGATTATTAAGTTTATTATTGGTTAAAAACGGTCTTGCAAAAACAACAATGTTTGGACCTGATGGCCAAGTAGCTTTACCTCAAGATTTCTTGTATAAAAAGAATATCCTTGTATTAAGAGGTAGATTTAGACCAATCACAAAAGTAAATATCGATATGATGGAGCGTTCTTATGAACACTTTAAAAATGATCCAGATGTTGATGAAAATAATATAGTAACTGTTTCAGAACTTACTTTAGAAAACCTTAGAATTTCTGAGGATAGAAAGAAAGACGAAACAGATTTCTTGGACCGTGTAGATATGCTATGTTCTTTAGGGTACACAGTAATGATATCTAAATACCAAGAGTATTATCGTTTAACAAACTACCTTTCTAGGTTTACTAGAGGAAAGAAAATTGGTGTAGCTGTTGGTAGATATAACTTAGAATATATCTTTAATCCAGATTATTACCAACATCTTAAAGGGGGTATTTTAGAAGCTTTTGGTTTCCTTTTTGGTAGAAATATTAAACTTTATGTTTATCCTTCTTTAGATAGAGAATCATTAAACCCTAATGAGTTATTAACGAGTGATAGTATCAATCTTGCAGAATCTCAAAGAGCGTTATTTCAATCTATGGTTGATAATGACAAAATTGAAGACCTAAAAGATTGTGATCCTAAGAACTTAAATATTATCTCTGATAATGTTTTAGAGTTAATTAAAAAAGGAGATGCAGACTGGGAAGATATGGTTCCACAAGTAGTTGTAGAACAGATTAAACAGTACTGCTTATTTGATTACCCTTGTTCTGTTGAAAAGAAAAGGGAAATTGAACAATCAAGAAAAGAGTCAACGAGAAATAGACAAAGACGAATTATAAATTCTGAAGATTAA